The following are encoded in a window of Vicia villosa cultivar HV-30 ecotype Madison, WI unplaced genomic scaffold, Vvil1.0 ctg.000144F_1_1_1, whole genome shotgun sequence genomic DNA:
- the LOC131624604 gene encoding serine/threonine-protein phosphatase 7 long form homolog, producing MHFGYKYVPKLVHFLHHLLYYHQSNLASEQLCVSSSTNMSLLTMGQEHRGTIANIATYDVTRFRTRAGKMIAPDPLIVDYVKRAGFGEVMNLTHTSVDMKFILALCERWRPETHTFHLPMGECTVTLEDVYMLLGLRTNGKAVYGNVQQPNALCVELLGVDLIEGEGQQRGRGQGIKLAGLQEAYVGIQLDQFSDEETILRKTRMYIMLLFGRFLFPEGTGNSVNFMYLCLLGDIDAIKTYSWGSAVLAYLYSSLCKCAKKDVCTFSGCAFLLQTWACAWNVRELNKSGKLKEISSRLLKLRADINILVETRVKAEQATNIKNKLHIGGHFVDNYSCHANGRIWLQWNPDNVEIIVL from the exons atgcattttggctataaatatgttcccaaacttgttcattttcttcatcacctcttatactatcatcagagcaacttagcatcagagcaactttgtgtttcatcatcaacaaacatgtctctcctaactatgGGTCAAGAGCACCGAGGCACCATTGCAAACATTGCGACCTAT gatgtcacgagatttaggacccgtgctggtaagatgattgctcctgaccctttgattgtggactacgttaaacgtgcgggatttggtgaggtaatgaacttaacacatacctcagttgatatgaagtttatattagcattgtgtgagcgttggaggcctgagactcatacttttcaccttccaatgggtgaatgtaccgtcactctagaggacgtgtacatgttgttgggtctcagaacaaatggaaaggcagtgtatggaaatgtccaacaaccaaacgccctatgcgtcgaattgttgggtgtggatttaatagagggtgaggggcaacaaaggggtaggggccaaggtataaagcttgctGGCCTTCAGGAAGCTTATGTTGGGATTCAATTGGATCAGTTTTCTGACGAAGAAACTATACTGCGGAAAACTAggatgtatattatgttgttgtttggtaggtttctatttcccgaaggcacgggaaatagtgttaattttatgtacttgtgtttacttggggacattgatgcaataaagacatatagctggggttcggctgtgttggcatacctatatagttccttatgcaaatgtgcaaaaaaggatgtttgtacatttagtggatgtgcattcttgctacaaacatgggcatg TGCCTGGAATGTGAGAGAGCTTAATAAAAGTGGTAAGCTCAAGGAGATAAGCTCCCGTCTCCTAAAGCTTAGGGCAGACATAAATATCCTGGTTGAGACTAGAGTCAAAGCAGAGCAAgcaacaaatataaaaaataagctTCATATTGGGGGTCATTTTGTTGATAACTATAGCTGTCATGCGAATGGGAGAATTTGGTTGCAATGGAATCCTGATAATGTGGAGATAATTGTTCTATGA